The segment TAACTTCGAGAATTTGGGGAGGTACTCCTTTTTCTATGCTCAAAAAAACCAGGTATAGCAAGGGTTTTGAATTATGAAATTGTCTCCTTATTAGTGTTATACCCATAATTGCAGGGGTGCCACTCGCTCAAGACGGACTGGAGATTTTACCAGTAACAAAAATAATGTATCCTTGAGCTTGATGGACTATCTCTATGGATAAACTATAATTTTACAATAATATGCATGTCAGGAAGGTGATGAAATGGGACTAACCAACGAAATATTAAATTCATTTAATCTTTGCGGGGATATTATTCCATTAACTGGTGGGCAGAATACAGCAGTAAGAGTTGGGAATGCGGTATTAAAGCCTGTGGATGACATAAATCAATGTGAATGGTTACTTCATATTGTTAGCAATTTAAATCCGCAGGGCTATAGGTTATCAAAGCCTGTTCAAAGTAAATGCGGTACTTTTGTGTACAGAGGATGGGCTTGCACTCAGTATGAAATAGGTAAAGATGCGCAGGGACGAATAGAAGACAAACTTCAGGTATCTAGACTGTTCCACCGGGATCTATCTAAAGTTGATTTTCACGACTTCCCTTATACTGAGAGTCCTTGGTCAAAGGGTCACCGTATAGCCTGGCAAATAGATGAATTATCAAGGGACCTGCCAAGAGAGGCGCAAGAAATGATTAGTCCTATACTCGGGATGGTCAGCCTGAAGGAGCAATACAGTATGCAGATTGTTCACGGCGATTTGTCAGGTAATATTCTTTTTGACAAGGCTATGAGTCCTTTAGTCATTGATTTTTCTCCTACGATTGCCCCAGTAGAATATGCGGAAGCCATTTTAGTGTGTGATTGTATAGCATGGCAGGGAAGCAAGGTTTCAGAGATAGACCTGCTGCCAAATGATAAACTGTACAGGGAGATGATACTACGAGCTATTATTTTCCGTTTAACGGTTTCTGCAATTTTTTTAAAGGGTGATTTTGCTGAATTTTCCAAAGAGTATGAGGCATTCAAGCCTATAATTGAGTATATCAAGTAGGGGGTATTCACTGAGCAACATAGCCTACATCCTAATCAAAAAAACCTCCCCAGTCTCAGCCGGGAAGGAATCATGGAACCGGAATCCGCTTATTATTTTGCAGCTTTGGCTGCGCTTAGAATGGCTTTCAGGTAACCTTGGGTATCCACCAGAGTTGCACCGCTTACCGCATCAACGACTTGCTCTTTGCTCTTGTTAGTCAGTGTAGCTTCAAGGGATTTTATCGTTTTGCCTGTTGCGAATTTCTCGATAGCCGCCAGGTTCTTGTCATAGGCTACTGTCGATTTGGCTTCTTCCGTCATGTGCTCACTGTAGTATTTGGCGTTGGTCTTCTTGGAGGCCAGCACCATATTCGGATCTTTGTAATTCTTGCCGAAGTCCTTGTCCGAGTTCGGTACGCCAGTGGCTACATCGCTACCCAGGAACTGATAATCATCCAGCGAAGCCGCAACGATTACGCCATTCTGGACTACAGCAACCGCTACAGTGAAGCATTTGGTGCCATGGGCAGCCGCTTCCACCCGGCCTACCTTAAGCGGTGCGCTCGCTGCCGAAGTGACATTGTTCAGGGCGCCGCTGTTCCCTACCCCGACAAGTGCCAATGAGATGCCGGCCACGAGCATTAACTTAGTAACTTTTTTCACAAATATTCCCCCAGTTCATCAAATAGACTGCGCTTACATACTATTTTTATCAATATATTGGAAGGCCGTCAGTTACAAATGTTACTGGGAATCTGCAAATATATGGATGAAGCACGGGAATGCATCAGAGGGAACGCGGGCTCACCGGCAACTTGACTGGTGGAGGTTTCCTTGAACAACAAGAACAAGATCACCCAGCGGGTAAACGATGCTAATGTCTCCCTCACCGGCCGCTTTTAAGGAGCAGTATTGTTGCACTTTTGGCAGGATTTCTCTATACCTTTCAATGCTTGTAGTACATTGTTGCATTATTTGCACAAATTTCGGTGTTTAGAGCAAGTTAGCGCTGAATTTGTTGCAGTTTGTGCAGGATTTCAGCATAGAACGCTTCTTTGGGGCAGTATTGTTGCATTTTTTTGCAGGATTCCTCTTAAATGGTTACTTCCTGTGATGTATGGGGCCCTTTAGCCAGGCCGCAATCCTCCAGAGTTCAGAGAAATGCGGCCCGGCTGGGCATGGCTTACATTGACTTATCTTAGCTTCACAGAGCCGATTGGTATAATGGCCTACTCCTGATCTGTGCCGCCGATTTGCTCGCGCAGGCGGCGCAGATCCTCCGGCCAGGGATCGGCTACTTCGATCTTGCTGCGGGTCCAGGGGTGGGCGAAAATCAGCTTCTCGCCATGCAGCGCCTGGCGGTCGGAACTCCCCTGCTTCGCCTTGACTCCCGGCTTGGAAGGTGGAGCCGGCGGCTGCTTGCCTTGGACTTGCAGACCAGGGATGAGGCCTGCCTTCTCCTGCTCTTCGAACCAGGCCGTAATGGCAGACTTCACCTGACCGGGCTCCGAACGAAGGGGCTGCTTCTCCTTAAGGCTGTTGCCGGACGGAATACCAGCGGTGTGCCAGGCCGATCCGCCGTAGAGGTCATCCCCGAAGAGCGGATGCCCCGCATGGCTGAGGTGGACACGAATCTGGTGCGTGCGGCCCGTCTCCAGCTGCAGCTTCACTACGGTTCCGCCGGGCAGGGCTTCACGCCCCACAATCCGTGTTACCGCCGCTTGCCCTCCAGGGGATACCCGTCTGCGCGCCGCATGATGACGGTCACGGCCGATGGGGGCATCGATCACCGTAAGCTCAGGCGGCACTGTGCCTTCAACAATCGCCGCATACAGGCGGGATACGTTCTTCTCACGCATCTCTTCATCCAGCACAAGCTGGGCGTATTCGTTCTTCGCATACAACACGGGTCCGGTGGTATCCTTGTCCAGCCGGTGGATATGACGGACGGCAATGCCGCCGCCGGAGGCCGCATAATGCGCGGCTACAAGATGATCCAGCGTTACCCCCGTGCCGCTGCCGTCCGGGTGAACTGCCAGACCCGCAGGCTTGTGGACCACGAGGCAGAAGTCGTCCTCGAACAGCACCTCAACCGCAGCCTCCTGCCACACCGGCTCTATTCCCGCTTCCCTATGAGGGAACAGGGCCAGCCGCAGCCGGTCGCCCCTCCACTGGATGCCGTCCTCGCGGCGCAGCCGGGCGTGCAGCTTCTCCGGCATGCCGGCTGCGCCCAGCAGCCAGGCATCGATGGCTGCCGCTCTGTCGGCAGCCCCCGTAATGACCCGGCCAGGCATGGCTTCCAGCCATTCCCCGCGCCGGGTCCACTTGCCCCCGCCCGCGAAGCCGGCGGCGGTACCCGCAGCAGCCGCACCGACTGCGCCCGGGCCGGGACTGCCGCCGGTGGCAGCGGTCCCGGCTGTAAGATCCGGCGCTCCGCTGCGGCGGGCTGCCGCAGGGTCTGCGCCTGCATGGCGGGCACGGCCCTCCGTATCTGCGCGTTGCCCGCCGGACCGGTCCTCCGGTCCAGCCGTCATAGCGATTTCAGGGCCTGGTAATGGCCCGCAATCGTATCGTCAATATCCTGCTCGCTATGCGCAGCGGATACGAACATTCCCTCGAACTGGGAGGGTGGAACGCTGATGCCCTGATCCAGCATTTTGCCGAAATAACGCTTGAACAGCTCCAGGTTACTGGTCTTGGCCGTCTCAAAGTTAATGACCGGCTCCTCCGTGAAGAATGGACATACCATCGAGCCCACACGGTTAATCGTCAGCGGAATTCCCGTCTCCTGCGCATTGCGCTGAAGTCCGGCTTCCAGTCTCGCGCCAAGCGACTCCAGACGGGTGTAGACCTCAGGGGTCAGCAGCGCAAGCGTGCTGTAGCCCGCCGCCATCGCCAGCGGATTCCCGCTGAGTGTGCCTGCCTGATAGATCGGGCCGGACGGGGCGATCTGCTCCATGATCTCTCTTTTGCCACCGTAGGCCCCTACAGGCAGACCGCCGCCGATCACCTTGCCGAAGCAGGTCAGATCCGGGTCTATCCCGAACAGCCCCTGCGCACATCCCCGGTCCACACGGAAGCCGGTCATCACCTCGTCAAAAATCAGCAAAGCCCCGTACCCCGTAGTCACCTTACGGAGACCTTCCAGGAATCCAGGAAGCGGAGGCACAACGCCCATATTTCCGGCGATCGGCTCCACGATGATAGCGGCAATCTCGTTGCCGTAGCGCT is part of the Paenibacillus sp. FSL M7-0420 genome and harbors:
- the hemL gene encoding glutamate-1-semialdehyde 2,1-aminomutase, producing the protein MGNLPLNRREEASRMAFEEAKQYIPGGVNSPVRAFKSVGLTPVYVERGEGSRIYDIDGNSFIDYVCSWGPLIMGHAHPEVVKALQETAARGTSFGAPTLLETAMAKTVVERVASVDIVRMVNSGTEATMSAIRLARGYTGRSKILKFEGSYHGHADSLLIKAGSGVATLGLPDSPGVPEGVAVNTITVPYNDLDGVKIAFERYGNEIAAIIVEPIAGNMGVVPPLPGFLEGLRKVTTGYGALLIFDEVMTGFRVDRGCAQGLFGIDPDLTCFGKVIGGGLPVGAYGGKREIMEQIAPSGPIYQAGTLSGNPLAMAAGYSTLALLTPEVYTRLESLGARLEAGLQRNAQETGIPLTINRVGSMVCPFFTEEPVINFETAKTSNLELFKRYFGKMLDQGISVPPSQFEGMFVSAAHSEQDIDDTIAGHYQALKSL